The genomic window TTTCTGTACAAAAAAGGACAAAGACCACATGAATCCCAGCCACGCACAGATCATTCGTTAAAAACCCCTAACGAGCGGGAGCGCTTTTAAATAAAGCCAttctcccccgctccccccccctgCCATTAAATTCCCCTGCAGGGCCTCCCCCACcttgcaaacaaaataaaaataaaatacaattccaCCATAGCAATTATGCGGAGAGATTCTTAAAGGGGGGGGCCATTTTAACAACAGATCGTAAGATTTTGGGGTGGGGATCTCCCCCTTCAGAGACAGGTCGGGTCAGTTATATTGGGGTGAACCCCAGCTAAAAAGAGAGACTCTCCATGCTAGTGTCTCCAACGTATGGCAGAATATACACACCCCATAAGAAATGCTTTTTACTGGTATGTCCTGTTTTGGGGTGGTCTTAAAAACCCCTCCCCATCTAGAAAATgaaaaccccaccccctcccccccaaataagCTACACTGGACAGAATTTAGGGGCACCCCCCTTATTCAGTTAACCCTTCCCCAAGTACACTGCACCCCCAAAAATGTGGGAAGGTAAAAACCAATCTCAATGGGCACGAACGCCTTTAAAAACATCTGTGTAGAGTTCGGGAGCACCCCGATATTCCTAAGTCAGGGGtaacccctccacacacacaaaatgcaagGAGTTAACCCCTTGGCAGGCTCCGGGTCGTCGACAGCAGAAAGGGGTACGGGCCAAACAGCTGGCATCAAATCAGGGCGCTAGACGTATTCCCTGTTGGTGGGGGGCTGAGAAACGGCTTTGCTCCTGGGGTACGACTTCTTGTACCCCGATTTCCCAGGGCAGGAACAGGAGAGGAGACCCCCCCCGAGCAAGACCAGGGCTGACCCAGCCCAGCCGATAAAGATCGCCGATCCAAATTCATacctggaagggggggggggggggagagactgaTCAGATGTGGGCCCACCCCTTTGCCCCATAGCCCCACCCTGTTCTGTACAGCCCCGCCCCTTTCCACTTAGCCCCGCCTCATGCACCTCCAGTCAGGAAACCTTAAgaggcagccacttctggggtggggcggctgtTATATGGGGATCCCTCGTCCAGCgtggagatgcagccacctctgggggggggggcctatTTAACAATCACACAGCGAAACCACAGAGGAGTCTGGGACCAGAGGCCAAGGAAAATCCCTAAATATCCAGGAAAACTGCAGGGGGACTGAACCTGGGAATTCCATATTCCCTCCCCGGAGACTTTCCCCGGACACCGGGGTCCACACCAGGAagcaggggaagggtgggggggtcttTGATGCTTATGATTTTGGGGGTAATTCCAGGCAAACAATCCACTGAgggcagccctgcctgccaggggagagcaccccttgctgagcccccgccccgctccctgccccacagcgcccccgagcgccgccctggggccagccctgcctgccaagGGAGAGCACCCTCTGCCGAGCCCCTTGCCCAGcttcctgccccacagcgccccccttGGGTCACACATGGGAGAAGCCCGCAACTCACTTGGTGTTCACAGGTACCATGACGTCGTAGAAATCTCGCACGATCTGGTTTCCGTACCAGGAACAGGCGATCAGCGCCGCTAaacctggggaggagagaaacACGGGCTCAGAAAGACGGAGCCGGGTGGCATTTCGAACGTGGAAgtgggacacggggcctgtcccctctagggggcgccagctccctgCTAATTTCATGCATGAGATGAATTGCCCAGGCCTCAGCCAGTAGCCCCCATCATGGAGGGGGCCTAGAACCGGGGCTCCCACCCACTCCAGGCCTGGGAACCCAGTGGCTACCCACACGCCGGCCCCTTCCTCGACTCACCTCCCACCACGAAGATGAGCCCCCCGGTCATGGCGATGCGCGCCTTCTGCACCTTGTTGTCCCCCCCGCAGCGGGTGCACTTCATGCCCATGGAGGCGACCCCAATGCCGACGACCCCCAACACAATGGAGACCACCATGAGCGCCCGCGTGGCCTggagagcagctggagtggggagagagaaactgcGTGAGGCAACGctgagtagaacccaggagtcctggctcccagccccccctgctttaacccaccagcccgcactcccctcccagagccagggagagaacccaggagtcctggctcccagcctcccctgctctaacccaccagcccccactctcctcccagagccggggagagaacccaggagtcctggctcccagcctcccctgctctaacccaccagcccccactcccctcccagagccagggagagaacccaggagtcctggctcccagcccccctgctctaaccattagaccccactcccctcccagagccagggaggggacCCAGGCATCAGTAACAAGTTAAAAGACAGaagaaagggtcagttttcacagtggggtTCCCGGGGGCTCTGCAATGGGACGAGCGCTGGCCAACGTCCTTCTCAGCGGGGTGCCCCGTGGGGTGGCAAAGTTCACGGAGACAAAATTATTCCGGCTACTTCCACCCCCCCAAGCTGGGCAAAGGGATCTCACGCCACCGGGCAACCCAACGGCAGAGGAAATCCACTGCCAATCCGTGCAAAGCAACGCACGTGGGCCAACGTAATCCCAAATATGCCCATAAAACCATGGCGGGGGGGTCGACGGTAGCCGATCCCGCTCCAGCGAGGGATCTTGGAGTCAGCATGGCTAGTTCTCTGGGAACAGCCCCTCAGTGGGCAGCGGCCGTCAAGACGGTTTTGGAACCGTCACGCAAGGGGTAGAGAAGTCGACGGGAAAAACCATGTTGCCACGAGCTAAACCCATAGGACGCCCACGGCCTGAATACGGCCGCCCCGTCTCAAGAAAAGATCTGTCGGgattggaaaaggtgcaggaaAGGGCAGCAAAAAAGGATTCGGGATCTGGAAGGGCTGCCGGAcaaggagagatgaataagagcgggacttttcagcttgggaaagagacggcGAAGGGGGACGGGTAGGACACaagtctataaaatcgtgacgggggtggagaaagtcaataaggaagtggtATTTCCTCCTTCTCACACAaaggcccccctgctctaaccactacaccccactcTCCATATAAATCTAGAGTACTTCATCAACCATCTGTCCCAGGACTAGCCTAAAGCTATAGATGCTCTGGGTTAATTACAAGCTTGGTAAAGCGCATCTCCTTCCAGCTCCTTGAAATTTGCCTTGGGGAGGGAAATCTAGGATCaaagcagggtgggggcagggaaccaggactcctgggttctctcccgggctttgggaggggagtgggggctggtgggttagatcgggggggggctgggagccaggactcctgggttctctcctgggctttgggaggggagtgggggctggtggattagagcaggggggcctgggaaccaggactcctgggttctctcctgggctctgggaggggagtggaggctggtggggttagagcagggggggtcCTCTCCCCGGCTATGTCCCACCctctcactgcctcagtttccacggcTACAAAGCAGGGGCAAGGTGAAATCCTCCATTTGCCATGTGTCCGGtcacctgggggcggggggaggccgaGTAGGAGACTTTGCCCCCACGCTgcataaatttaaaaacaaacaccccaGCTCCTGCTTCCCGCCAGCCActgagttttctccctcccccgcccccccccacccacccaagggTGACTCAACCAGTTGGCTCTCAATTCCCTGTCcccggccagccccaccctcagcGCTCGCCCCACTCGCCGGAGACAGGTGGATCCACCAGAGCCAGGCAGTTTCAGTGAAACTGCCACAGACAGAAAaatccctgggaggggagtgggggctgggagccaggactcctgggttctccccccggctctgggaggggagtgggggttggtgGTTAGaaccggggggctgggagccaggactcctgggttctctccccagctctgggaggggagtgaccCTGAGTTTCAATAAACACCCTCAGGCTCTCCAGGCCCCATCCAGTTCCTCCAGTCCAGGAGCAGATTGAGATAACCTGGGTGTGGTGTTTTACCTTCCAGCCATTACTGCCCTGACTGAGGCCGCTAAGTTCCCATGTCAGCCCCCCACATCACCATCCTCTGCCCCCCaagacacagccctgccccctgcaatCCCATAGAGCCCTTCACACAGCATTAGATAACCTTTCCCCTCACGGTGCCCGCaggctctaaccaccagccctcactgccctcccagagccagggagagaacccaggagtcctggctcccagccccccccccccacgctctaacccaccagcccccactcccctcccagagcaggggagagaacccaggagtcctggctcccagccccccctgctctgacccactagcccccactcccctcccagagcccgggagagaacccaggagtcctggttcccactTTTGGGTCCTATTCTGCACTCAAACATTGAACAAGGTTccccaaggaggaggaggagcaggacctGAGGATGAAGGGCAGACCAGGCCTGGTAGGGAGCCCTGGGCTGCCACCCTGCGGGGCCACGGCCCCTGTGACCCCTGTGGTTGCGATTAGGTCTCCTATCGTGGGCTGGATGAAGGGAGTTTATTTTCCCAAATAACGCAGCCCGATAAGATTAAAGTGGCTGGATTGTTCCCCTGAACTGTTTATAAACTCCCTGCCCGGAgcgatagaacccaggagtcctggctcccagccccccctgctctgacccaccagcccgcgctcccctcccggagccgggaagagaacccaggaatcctggctcccagccccccctgctgtaacccaccagaccctgctcccctcccagagctcggggagagaacccaggcgtcctggctcccaggccccccctgctctaaaccCCCagtccccgctcccctcccacagcccgggaaagaacccaggagtcctgccacAGTGCCAGCCTCCAACCACTGGCCCTCACTTCCTCTTTGTGTTGTTCGCCCGCAGCCACGATCTGTGCTCTCCGGAGGGTCTGAAAAACCTCCTTGTTGCTGGTtttgggggggccggggggggtttctgtttcttttcaagttgcgggggtgggggggggaaacggGAGGAAGAAAGGTAAATGTGTAAGAGGAGGagtgtcccccccgccccaagacctCCTGGACCCCAGATCAGCCCCTCCCCGCGCTCTCTGGGGGGGCTGTTTTCCCTGTGGGGTGGGACTTTGATCCCTGGAAATTCAAGCCGCGgacgagcccccccccccccccccgccagcctgcAGGTGCAGCCAGAGTCCAcctgtgtgagtgagtgagtgagtgagtgtgtgtggggggggaggagggggggccaTTCATGTCGCCCTTTGTCCTGGGTCTCAGCAGCAGGGCGAGGCCCCAGGGGTGATCCAAccggttcggggggggggggggaggaagacagAGAAAGAAGAAGACGGGAATGAACCAGtggaaggaaaggaagagagaagggtgcaggggcggggtggggggggggggagatctacaaacccaggagagctggggagggggaagggggggtcccCTTTAATTCACACCTCATcaatggcagggggaggggtcttTAAAAAGAGCTATAAACGACCCCCCCAATTTAAAGAGGCTTTGCAATCCCACTAGATGGGGGGTTCTCCGTCCACCCCCAATTTAACGGGGCTTTAACATCTCACGGGGGGAGGGAATATTGGGGTGAATTTAACCCCCAACCTGCCAGGGAAATACCTGGGGGtttgctccgggggggggggattgtacAGGCTGGAGGCGGATCAAAAGGAGCGCGCCGGGGccgggggaggagtggggagcagaaggggcgCGCGTGGGGCAGGAAAGGCGGGATCCCACAACTGGAGTGGGGGGGgcgctcggggagggggggcagaaagGGTGTGCGGGGGGCGGCCCCCAGCCGGGAGAGCACAGGGGGCGcgtgtgggggaaggaaggaaagggcgGGGGGTGTCCCTGAGCCGGGAGAGCACAGGGGGAGCgtgtggggcggggaagggggggcccCAGAACTGGAGCGGGCGACTCGGGGAGGGGGAGTGCTGCGTCGGGGGGCAGAAAGGGTGTGCGTGGGGTGGCCCAAAGCTGGGATAACAGAGGGGAGGCGCGGGGAGGGGGGTCCCCCCAGAGCCGGGAGAGCAGagggggggcgcggggaggggagaagggggcccCAGAACTGGAGCAGGCGGCTCGGGGAGGGGGAGTAAGAGTGTGCGTGGGGGGGCCCAAagctgggagagcagagggggcgcgcggggagggggggtgaagggtgtgcgtggggggggggggaaaccagcGACTGTTTATAAAGGCGCGCTGGGTTTATCAGCTAAAGTTGGGCAAATATTGACTTTGTGGGTTGGCGGGGGGTGAAGCGAGGAAAGCGCTGGGAAACGGGGGGGACAGCTCCCCACGAacgggagtggggggggcagagagggggctcAGAAGTCACGAGAGCGTCTCCCCTCCCATTGCAGCGGGGTCCCCCCCCCGGACTCACAGCTGAGGTTGAGGATGGAGTCGTAGGCCTTGCACTGGATCTGCCCCGTGCTCTGCCAGGCGCAGGACATCCACAGCCCCTGGTAGACCGCCACGGCCGTGATGATGCTGTCCCCGGCGTAGGAGGACATGCGCCACTGAGGCAGGATGGTGGCCGCGATCAGGGCCACCCAGCCCAGCAGGGCCAGCACgaagcccagcagctgcagcccggAGTTGGCCATGGCGAGCCAcccaggagagaggaaaataaagggggggggaaaaaccaCGCGTGGATCCGGGGAAGGGGGCGCGCGACCCAAACAAagccccccctcaaaaaaagcaGCAGATGTGGGGGGGGGTCAAAGAAAAAACGCGCGTGGATCCGGGGAGCACGACCCCCAAAAAACACGGGTGGATCCGGGGAGCGCAACCCCCCAAAAACACGGGTGGATCCGgggaggggcaggcgacccaaacaaaagaagtgtgtgtgtgtgtgggggtggggaatggtccCTGGAGAAAGCGCGCCGCGTCCAGACGGCTACAATCCTCTGCCCTCTACCTGGCCAGGTAAATTGTTCACCTGTTTTTATGCcctgggcggggaaggggaggggacaggcctgggggggaggggaagtttcATGACATCACCCCGGGGCCATGGGGACGGAAGGAGAGTCATTAGGGGCGGTAAAACCAGGGCAGGGCAGGTtccggctggggggaggggcgctcaaccccgctgccccccccccgcctgtctgagcagaaccccccctcccctcacccacccccactgcccccccgcGAGCTGAGCAACTTCCCCCCCCTCCAATGCCTTCCCCACTTcccattccccccacaccccagccacccaccgtgactcagt from Natator depressus isolate rNatDep1 chromosome 28, rNatDep2.hap1, whole genome shotgun sequence includes these protein-coding regions:
- the CLDN7 gene encoding claudin-7, which codes for MANSGLQLLGFVLALLGWVALIAATILPQWRMSSYAGDSIITAVAVYQGLWMSCAWQSTGQIQCKAYDSILNLSSALQATRALMVVSIVLGVVGIGVASMGMKCTRCGGDNKVQKARIAMTGGLIFVVGGLAALIACSWYGNQIVRDFYDVMVPVNTKYEFGSAIFIGWAGSALVLLGGGLLSCSCPGKSGYKKSYPRSKAVSQPPTNREYV